AAGAAAAGCCGCCGAAGCACTCGCCGCCGCACAAGGAAAGAAATagattccattccattcaacctcttctcatcttccgaTGTTATCAAACTGCTCCGCCATGATACGATATGAAATCACCTTAAATCCCACCATCTATCTGAAGAACGAATCTCACAGAACAATTTTCGCCCCTCGCTCGCCCAGAGAGAAAGGATGGAGTTTTAAGGCGAgcaggcaggcaggcagACAGGCGCGAAAGAAGTTCGCAGACTTTCCCGatatttctcatctccaggaatcttaattttattttcattttccttaAACATTTCACACTACATTACATTTGAACCCCCCACCCCAAGGTGTTACAGACAGCGTCGGAGCAGCATTTCGGTCCttgaaatttttaaaatcttagAACGCGCGTGGGAATTCTTTCATTGTGAGGGGAGGTTGAAATTCGGTCGTTTATTCTAGAATGCGTGGATTGCCTAGGCTTTTTTGGCTGTGATGGGTGGATCgtatggatagatggatggatgaatgttGCGGGAATCATTCGTTAACTTCGTTGTGTGGTGTCAGAACCATGTAATATGGGTAGGCTCTTTAATAAAGTTTCTCAATAATGCTGTCAGACTAGAGTTCATTGTTTGGTGTTGAGTGCGAGGAAGTTGATCCCCGTGGATTGTGGATGCTGCGAAATGGTCTACTCCATATGGCCCGCCTTGACAAGCGGCCTTCAAAGTGTACCAACTGCTCTCAAAGTTATGGACTACAAAAAATGACCGCTTCAAAAATATGACCTACGTAATCGACCGTCCAGTCAAAACCCCTATTCCATACCCGAGAAACATgcaatttcatcatttgtACTTTGTATTTTATGAATTTGGAGGTTGATACTATATGTATTCTTTTGTCTAGGTATATAAGTCTTTTCTATGTCCGCCCAATCCCATGTAAAGAACCACGCAATCTCTATATGCGAGCTCGTGTGGCATTTGCACATTCGAGGGAAACTTCTCTCGCAATGCGAATTCTCTCTTCACACGCTCGAACCATACTACCCTCTAAACCCCACAATAtcattttctcctctctctcactcttcCTCAGTCCTGAACACTAACGCCCGCCTCCTTCTCATCTGCGGCCTTTCCCTCCTTGCCAAAAATGTAATCCTCCAACTCCTTATACGCAAcctccaaatcatcattcaCGATAATCTTGTCATGAACCCCCTCTGTCTTTgaatattccaattccagCTTTGCCTGTTCCAAACGCTTTTGAATCGATTCTTCCTTTTCcgttcctcttcctctcaatctcttctcgAGAACTTGGTAAGGTGAGAGATCTGCAGTGGATGGAGGAGAAATAAATACGTAGCGAGCTGGGAATGGCGGGGAGAGcgaatgaatttgttttacACCCTGTGATAGCCCACCGTATTAGCAATTTCATTCCCCCCAAAATAGGAAGCAGAGAGAGAAGAGTGAGAGTAGTAGTCCCCCTCcactttcttcctctcccaaaaaaagaaaagaaaaaagaatctaAAAACAAACCTCCATCTCAATGTCCAAAACCACAATCTTGccctcccccctcttctGCTCAATCATCTTCCTACTCGTGCCATACCTATTCCCTCCAAACTTCGCATGCTCGACAAAATCCCCCGCCGCAATCATCGCCTCGAATTCCTCCATCGACACGTAATAGTAATCCACATCTCTCTGTTCTCCCGGACGCGGCGCGCGCGTTGTGTGTGAGATGGAAGTGGTGAAGAGCGAGGGGTGGTTGGCCAGGAGCCGCGAGTAGAGCGTGCCTTTTCCGACGCCGGAGGGGCCGCTGATGATTATGGGGTTGGTGGTTGGGGGGATGGCTGGAGGGGGGAACGTATGTtagttttggatttggtcttggtcttgggCTTTTGATTATCTATTTCTCTTCCGACgtcgatattgatattgagagatccttttttttttcctccTTCGTCAAGAGGGGAAAGCAGAAAGAGAACATACGAGACATATTCACAATTTTGGTAAAGATACCCGTGCTGAGGCTCCGAGAAGAAGTTCGAGGAAAGCGGACTGCAATTGAGGTTTTGCGTAGTATACTATGTCGCAGGAGTGGCGGTTGGAGAAAACACATATGTGTAGAAAATGATACTTGAGAAGTGGAAGTAGTGTAAGGACGCTTAAATGATTGGTGCGTGCTGGTCGTGCGATAAAGCTGGGGAAACCCCTTATCGACGTTAGCGCTTGAGGGTCCTTTGGGGCCGGAGAATTTAGGCCAGGAAAGCCAGCCACATCACACTCTTGATGCGGACCGCTGGATGGAACCTCATGGCCAGACCTACTTAATATCCTGGCCTTTCTAATCCATTCGTTTGATCCATCaagatgatatcaacaaTGCAAAGTCAAATTGATGAGGTCACATACTActctctcaaattctcatCGACAGAATCACAAGATATGATTGACCccaagaatcaaaagaagatCTTATTATTTACTATTGAAATGAACCCTCTtgatattaaagaaaaagggCTAATTAAGCAAAGGAGAAATGTAGCAATATTGAGTTTAGAAAAGCCCGGCTCCACAAAAGCAGTCCATTAAACTCTCCTCTAACCTCCCTTCAAAAAATTGTCGCTTTTGGCAAATACCATCTCGCCATCATAAACACAACCAGTCATCCAAACTCACCAGATCCCAGTATCACCACCAACTAGCCATCATTCATATCCCATGAATTCTACTAATAGCCGTTCATGGTCATTCTTTGAGAGTTTCTGCTCAACTCTCTATCAGCTGATGGACTGATTGGTCTGCTACCAGCATGTCCTGCAGCACTGCTCTCCTTGAGGGCCAACAATTGCTTAGCACGGAATGTTTCGTAATGGATTTGAGATGTGGTTTCGATAAGGTCTTGGAGATGGGTTCGGGTAAGGAAGTTTCGTAGGTAGACGAATTCGCAGTGATTTTCGTCCTCGACATTGATAACACCCCATCTGTTTTGACGTCCTCGAACTGGTTTGCCTCCAACAATGATATCCTTCTCAGATCCAACAACAGCGAATGGGATGATGTCCTAATATTGTTAGCATGCTTGCTTGAGACACCAATGTAGTATAGTTTACCTTGATTTGTGCGTTCAacgctttctcttcctcatcaaactcatcattctcatatGGGAACATCTTCAAGTTGTGGAAAGCAAATTCCTCCTTTATACGCTCCTTGAATGCAGCACGTTCCTCCAAAGTCAAAGAATCTGACTTGGCGATAACTGGTACGACATTGACAACATCTGAAAGCTTCTTCAAAACCACGATATCAATTGGCTTCAAGGCATGGCCAGAAGGTTGAATGAAGAACAAACAACAGTGAATACGAGTGTCTTgaatatatctttctctttgggCTGTAAGTTCCTTTCGGAGGTATGCAGAGTGTTGATCTTTAATGTACTTGACAATTGGATCCCAACATCTATCATTGTTGACTTGATCTCCATAACCTGGGGTATCGACAATGTTGAGTCGCAGCTTTACGCCGTTCTCCTCGATGATGTGGGAAACGGTTTGAATTTCGGTGGTAGATCGTACTGGCTCATCTGGGGTGAGTCTTCCCTTGGAATCGATCAAATGTGAGGCGAAAATGGTGTTGATGAGGGTGGATTTTCCGAGACCGGTTTGTCCTACGAGACAAATCTATTAGAAAACTCTCTCGAATCACTTGTCAACAATGTACCAAGTAAACTCACCGACGCAAATAACGTTGAACTGGAAACCGCGTTTCAAGAGCTTGCGCTCAATTTGTGACGTGATACTATCGAAACCAACATGGCTCTTTGGGAATACGGAAGGTTGAGGAGCGTGTCTATCAGTTATTGTTGACATCTTGGAAAGAGTGTATTAAATCTTGGGTCTTTCTAAACGAGGGTATTATCTTTGGATTGAATGgaaacaaaaatcaagatgTTTATCTTCGAAAGTAATATGCAATCAAAAGTCGTTGATAAAGAACAAAGTTAGGGAAGGAGGTCAGTCTCCAGATTATTTTGGCAATATAGCGTGCACTTCAGGGGAAAGTAATTGGGCAACTCTGAGCTAATCTTAAAATGCGCTAGCTTATCTGTGAGTGGAAACTAGTGAATTAAGCATGCGAGCCGAGAAGtgaaagattcaagattttgatgaattggtATCGACAGCGAGGTTGAATACCCATACATCCTTTATTCATTCCCCTTCgatatttcaatcaaaatggcGGCAGCTCATGCTACTACGTCGTCGATACTTTCGTCATTTCTTCCACGATTGGCACCTGCAACAGCAACTTTCGCAACCAGGTCAACAACTTTATACTCGCGACAATTGTCCCATCCATTACTTCCAGTGCTCGCCATCCCATCTGCGATCCATCTTAATATTCCTGGATTTCTCGAAGGACTATGGGAGGGAATATTGAAGGCCGtgccaaagaagaagacttCACACATGAAGAAGAGACATAGGCAAATGGCAGGCAAAGGATTACAGGATGTTACGAACTTGAACAGATGCTCTGCTTGTGGTCACATTAAGAGAGCACATTTACTATGTCCATATTGTGTTGCTGGTAAAGATTCCGTACATGGTATATCAGAGGATGCCGGTTAACAATGATGTAGAGATCAAGACTTTATTCAAGACCAATGCCCACGAAGCAAACGCCGCTGCCAGAGAAGCCAGAGCAGATGAGATAGCTGAGCAGAAAGTAAGAATAGAAGCCGGAAAAGCAAGAGCCGCAGAAGGAAAGACAAAGAAAGAGGCAGAGTTAGAGCAGTTGGAAACTAAGCGGGCAGAAAAGAAGGCAGCTAAGGATGCTGCGAGAAAGATATATGAGGAGAAGAATCCTAAGCAGATTATTGGCTCGAGAAGGATCGACTAGGTGATTCTTAGGAGTAGAGGGAAAATGGAATGTATGTGAGATGAGGGGACTGATGGGAATTAGAAATGGAGATGATCATGTATGGATGGCATCCGCCATGGCGTTTGGGACATGGGGAAGAGATCCTGAACTGTGAGGTATATATCCTCAAGACTGGTACAGTTTATAAAACTGTACATCAAAATAAGAAATCCTACTGCACCGTCAACTTTTCTAATCTTATCTTCATGTTATGTAAAATTTGTTTGCTGAATTTACATGTGAGGTCATGATATTTTCTTCAACCCCGCCAAAGCTTCCAGAGCTTCAGCTTTATTCACAACATCCACCAAAAAcacctcttcttccaaaaacCACACAcccaaatattcaaatgagGCGGTGACAATGGTATGTAAAGTCTTGGATACAAAAATACATGCGCTAACATTCAAAAGTCGAAACAATACCTTACAACCCATACGATTGATGATGGTAAATCCTCCAAACTGCCCCTCTACCTCACCATCCCCTGCTTGCTCCGATAGCCATACCTCAAGACCAGCCTTCATGCTAACTCAGCCCAGCACATAAAACAGACATCTTTTCTCTCGCCGTAACCCCTAACTCTATCCTCTCTGCCTCTGGCACATCCACCCTCAAGATCCACAGCACACTCACCACGCCTCCCTCTCTAACCCAGACTCTCCCCGCCCATAAACTGGGCTGTCACCACATCTGCACCTCTCGATCTGGCACTATCGCCGCATCTGCCGGCTTTGACGGTACAGTTAGTATATGGAGCTCTTCTCCCCAAGCAGACGGATCGGAAGAATGGTCTCATCATGGCCATATTCTCGATGGCAATAAGCCTGGTGAAATCTGGGCACTGGCATTGAGTGCTGATGGAAATTTCCTTGCAGCAACAACTATTGATGGGAAGATTGGGGTGTGGGATTTATTACAAGGAGTTGAAGAGATCGCGGGAAAGAAAAGTGTAGGCAAGAAAACAAGAGAGTATGAGACGAAGGGAAGCTTTGGGCTATGTGTGGATATTAGTGCGGATGGAAGATTTACAGCCAGTGGACATGAAAATGGGGGTGTTTATGTTTTTAATAATGATACGGGAAGAATGGTACATAGTTTACCTGGTAAGTTTCACATTTCAATTGATCTAGGACGGGACGAGAGCTAGCATACTAACAAATTCAGGACTCATCCAACCAATTCGCaccatctccttctctcctctctctacCTATCTCGCTGCCGCCGGCGACTCCACAGCTATCGCTCTCTACTCTGTTACCCATGGCGAACAAGTCGCTAACATGACAGGCCACACAGCCTGGATTTTCAGCATTGATTGGAGTTTTACAGGCGAATATCTAGTTAGTGGTGCTTGGGATGGTAAAGTGAAGGTATGGAGTGTCGAGGGAAGAAACTGTGTGGCGACCCATAGTGAGACGGATAAAGCACTTTGGGCTGTCAAATGGTTGCCGAAAGTGCAGGGGAGAAGTGAGGCGTTTGTTACAGCGGGAGCAAATGGGAGTTTGAGCTTTTATAGAGAGGCTACAGGTGGTTGAGTTGATATTTAAGGGGAAAAGAGAGGttagaggagagaaagatgagCTTTGCTAAAGCTACTGTACCAAGAGTGTAGAGTCGGATTTCATACTCAACATGAGCGTGGGGATATAGCTCAGACTTGAAGTATTACCAAAAGTTCTAATGGCTACTCAAATGCAGCACACTTGCATACTAAATAGCCAAATCacaaataaaaattcaagcGAAGATATTGCAAGTTGCATATAATATCCATATTAATGTCTACACACATTCTAGGAACATGATGGATCCGCGGCAATTCTTTGATGCCGAAGCACTAGTCAccaattcttctctcctttttcACTGTCTTTACATCTCCACGCGTACCATAATCACACTTGCAAGCCACTCTCCGCATCTTATTCAGACTTCACCAAAATAATGAAGACCTACATACCTAACccttcaatatttatatcatataACAGAATCCTAACAACTGATATTCCATTCatactaatataaaaacttctCGGTTAAATAGCCGCATAAAAAGCATTGAGGCCAGATCAAACTACCAGATATTCGGAGAATAATTCAAAAGTCTTGGAACTAATAATTAGCTAGACTTCCTGATTGTGTTATTAgcttttggttttggttttgatgtgAACTGTGAGTTGTCAATTGTCATTTGCTAGTGACTGAATGCTGATGCTTCAGGTAATCACTTAGTAGTGATCACTGGGATAATGAGGTCATTTATGTTATTTATATGGTTTGCTGTTTAgagtttgaaatttggagTTTAGAGGTTGGATAGTGCTTATTGCTTATTCTATATGTGATGTGGGCTGTTTATTTATTGGATCATTTTGTTGAGTtaagtcaagtcaagtcagCATATCTCCTACAAACTCATACCTCCCttccttttataaatcaactctgagaagaagaatcaagatcCATCCAAACAGGAGCATTTTATACATTGATCTAACTGTGCAAACAAGATTGCAGATAGAAACACATATGCAGATGAAGGTAAATGTAGATGCagatacaaatacaaatacagaTAACCAAGATATAAACAGCAGGAATAAGAAAGGAGATTCCTCACTCTAAAATCTCAATGAGAAGGAAGTTCGCTGGATGATTTCATgttagatagatagatattatGAACGAATCAACGAGTCTGTATTGTCGATGattagagattgaagattgaagattgaagatcagCATGATCTAcaaggggaggggaggagtaTTCACTTCTCTAGAAGTCACGCgtgaataaatgaatgggtgaatgggtgagtgagtgataGATGGACGGTTTCtacacatccacatctatattcctcaatctccaaccttcaatcttcaatcttgatCCTACAGAGAGCGTCGAGTCAGAAACTCGATTTCGGTTTCTAGATCTCTGGCGATTCGgatagctagctagctagctgactgactgactgtgtgtgtggatttgggggggggggggggggagagatgtatatatatatataactctGTATACAACAGGCCAActcaacccaacccaacccaacccaatctAATCCAAGCAgaaaacacaacacaacaaaacaaaacaacctaccccctccccccccaaaaCCACATCCTAAAACCTCCACCCACCCCCCACAAGCAAACCCCCAAACCTCCATCCTCCATTCCCGTTCCAACAACCCATCCAAACAAACGcgatcaaaatccaaaccccaaaccccaaaccccagaCCCCAGACCCCAGATGCCATCCCAAGAAAAACGAATCTCGAAGCTGCTATCTTTATCTCGCACTACAAGCAGGTAAGGAGAGTAAGTAAGTAATCACTCACTCTCAGAGTTtgaagatagatggatacctatatacatatacagaAATATTCGCTCTCGAGTACAGAATAGAAGATCTCGAAACTTTGTACAAGTGAACAAGTgaaagattcaagaagaagTATAAATATCCAAATACCTACGCAGAAGTATTCCTATAGCTAATTTCTGTTAAGAAATATGTTGGAAGATTCTGATGTGCGGAAAACTTTATGAgacaatgaaatgaaatgaaatgaaatgaaacgaAGCATTCGTTCTTGTAGAGTATAGAATCTACAAGTTGTATCAACTCCCGGAATCTGCTCGATGCTAGAGATACGATATGACGTATGACACGATACTCATCtgacaatatataaaaacaaaacagCAGCAAAACACGAAAGAACAACTtcgatttattgatttatttatccATTCACATCCCCAACTTCGCCGCACTAAACTGTCAAGAAACTATCCTGGTATCTCTGAAATATGCacaaattcatcttcttctcccttctccatcCTACACTAccccccctctccttcctctgaACCCACTTCCTCACATCCCATCTAGCACCTGGCTATATTTCTCTCCACGACCTTCCTTCCCCGCGCCAATCAACCCTATTCCTTCCCTTAAAACAAAACCGCACCAACAACTCCAACAACTCCCAAAAATCCCGGAACAATCAAAGCTCCCGCACCACCTGTAGCCGTAGCCACGCTCGCACCAGTACCACTTGCCGTCGCGCTAACGCTCGATCCACTCGCACCAGTTGCAGTAGCGGTTCCGGTAGCTTTTGCTCCGCTTTCAGTTGCTGTTGCGCTTGCGGAGCCAGAGGCAGAGGCGGAGCCAGAGAGAGATGCTGTTTTTGTACCTGTGGCGGAGGCGGAGGAGGATGTAATTGCTGTTAGACTTGATTAGTATTGTATTGCATTGCActtcttgattctttcttgatgGTTCCTTTCCCTTCACTGCTATGATTCTCAAGAAATCAATAGTAAACACTTACTAATGTTCACCCCCGCACCCTCGAAACAGGTAGCTTGATAAGAGCTCACGGCCTCCTTGTAAGCATCCTTCGAACATTTATCCGTGATGTTTCCTGTCACGGCATTTTCTAATGTTCCGCAGAGGGCCTTGAGATCGGAGGGGTCGGATTGAACGTTGATGGCTGCGAGGAGACATGCGGGAGGAGTGGCTGTTACGGAGAGCGcattggagaggaagaggagagagatggtGAGGAGAGCTGGGGTTTGCATTTTTGCGGTTGGTGGGTGTGGTTGAGTGAGGATTGGAATGGAGGTTGGTTTTTGGAATCTTTTGCGAATCTTGCTTGTATGGATGTGACGTTTCGCACTGGAATTGCAATGGCGACGgtagatttaaaataagagAAGTGAATAAGTAAAAGAATGTGGAATCTTCACAATGGAATAGATCGATAAATAAAAGAGAGGACAGCGACAATACGCAacgagatggaaagaatcaGTGGTTCCTTGGAAAAGGTGTGTAGTAGGTCTCTctctatgtatgtatgtacgtagGAAGGAAGGTTGGAAATGTTTCAAAAGAGCCATTCgtaaaagaaatgaaggtCGCCAGAGATTCCTCCTGTTCTGATATGAATCTTCTCAATGGGGCATGGTGGGAGCTTGGCCCTGCTTGGCGGGGAAGGATTGGAATTTGGGGGACCTGCACGCTAATTTTAGAGTTGTGCTTTAGGTGCTTTAGTGCCAGGTACCCGAAGTTGGCCTGCTTTTATAGGCTGTGGTGGTGGAACTAATGTGAATCTTGGGGACTGACGCATTTTGGATGCAATGGGGTTTGGGGGGGACGATGATGGCTGCTCTGTTTTGAGCAGCTGCTCCAAGTACGTGCGAGTAACGTGGtaagggagatggaaattggagaGTGAACCACCTCGTATGAACGTCAGGTAGAAAAGGATCcagattttaaaatttgagTTAACCTTAGAGTTTAAGTGAGTGGGGAGATGATTTGAGACTGGAGAGGTGCAcgtgaaatttgaaatttgaaatttgatagACCCTTTCCTGTCGATAAAATGGTGGTCAAACAGCTCAATAAGAATACCTTGTgtggatgattttgataatgcTGTTGATAAAATATGTGTTCATTCATTTATGGAAGAGcattataaaaagataactATTATTAAGACATATCACGGCAATTCATCCTCCCTTCATCGCACATCTAACAACTCCAATCCAACATACGATCCAGTCATATACATGAAGTTCTCCCATATCCCTATCCTAAGCGTCAAGCCTCTTATGGGCGACTGCTATTTCCATCATATCGTAAAAAAGAAAGCTCatatttctctccatcttgaCATTATGCGTTTAGTTAATCCATACcacgaagagaaagaagaagaagaagaggcgATGATTTCATccctcattcattcattcattcattcgttcgTTCATCTATTTTTCTAGTAAAGACATGGGCATTGCACCTACATAGTTGTTAGATTCAAGTAATGAGAATGAATAACCATGAGAAGAGAGATACTAACCAGAAACCCCACCAAACATTCCAACTCCTTGTACAGCAGCATTTGGGAACGCAGCTTGTCCACAAAGACAACTACATGAGCATGCTCCATCAGCGCCAACTGTTCCAGTCCCAGAAGCAACTGTCGCGGTAGCAGCTGCAACGCCAGCTGAAGCAACAGCACTTGGAGGGGTTCCGCTACCGGCAGCGCCAGCAGGGGT
Above is a genomic segment from Botrytis cinerea B05.10 chromosome 4, complete sequence containing:
- the Bcguk1 gene encoding Bcguk1 produces the protein MCFLQPPLLRHSILRKTSIAVRFPRTSSRSLSTGIFTKIVNMSPIPPTTNPIIISGPSGVGKGTLYSRLLANHPSLFTTSISHTTRAPRPGEQRDVDYYYVSMEEFEAMIAAGDFVEHAKFGGNRYGTSRKMIEQKRGEGKIVVLDIEMEGVKQIHSLSPPFPARYVFISPPSTADLSPYQVLEKRLRGRGTEKEESIQKRLEQAKLELEYSKTEGVHDKIIVNDDLEVAYKELEDYIFGKEGKAADEKEAGVSVQD
- the Bccdc10 gene encoding Bccdc10; amino-acid sequence: MSTITDRHAPQPSVFPKSHVGFDSITSQIERKLLKRGFQFNVICVGQTGLGKSTLINTIFASHLIDSKGRLTPDEPVRSTTEIQTVSHIIEENGVKLRLNIVDTPGYGDQVNNDRCWDPIVKYIKDQHSAYLRKELTAQRERYIQDTRIHCCLFFIQPSGHALKPIDIVVLKKLSDVVNVVPVIAKSDSLTLEERAAFKERIKEEFAFHNLKMFPYENDEFDEEEKALNAQIKDIIPFAVVGSEKDIIVGGKPVRGRQNRWGVINVEDENHCEFVYLRNFLTRTHLQDLIETTSQIHYETFRAKQLLALKESSAAGHAGSRPISPSADRELSRNSQRMTMNGY
- the Bcski8 gene encoding Bcski8; this encodes MSKQYLTTHTIDDAHKTDIFSLAVTPNSILSASGTSTLKIHSTLTTPPSLTQTLPAHKLGCHHICTSRSGTIAASAGFDGTVSIWSSSPQADGSEEWSHHGHILDGNKPGEIWALALSADGNFLAATTIDGKIGVWDLLQGVEEIAGKKSVGKKTREYETKGSFGLCVDISADGRFTASGHENGGVYVFNNDTGRMVHSLPGLIQPIRTISFSPLSTYLAAAGDSTAIALYSVTHGEQVANMTGHTAWIFSIDWSFTGEYLVSGAWDGKVKVWSVEGRNCVATHSETDKALWAVKWLPKVQGRSEAFVTAGANGSLSFYREATGG